The following nucleotide sequence is from Roseivirga sp. BDSF3-8.
GATGAAAGAGGTGTTGCAACAACCTGGTGGACTCGGGGATTTTCTAGAGAGTATTTTATAAAAAGAAAAGAGCTAGTTACTGTAATACTTCCTTCCATTTAAGTCTATATACCCCTCCCTATTATCAGGAGTCGTAATCAGTACAAGGTTCTCATACCATTTCGTTGTCCAATCAATATTCTTGGCCTCCGCAGGAAAAACAATTTCTTTGTCTGGAGTCATTAAACCTTTTAGGCCATTTTCCCAGAAAACAAATAAATCATATTCCTTCCTATACTGTAAATATTCATATTTTACTTCGAGAAAAGTATCACCCTTTTCATCAACTGCCCCGAAAAGACCGTCTCCGTCCTTCTGGCTGATCACACCATACCCATCCTCAAAATCATTAAGCCAGTAATTACCTTTAAAAATAACTTCAAAGTTTTTGTTCAGATAGCCCTCCGTCTCATCCTGAAATTCTACAGGAGCCACTCCATGACTAAAGTACCCCATGCTGTAAACTTCCACTTCCTTAACCCTCTCCCCTTGAGTATCGATGAAATACCACACCTTATCGTTAAGATTAACTTTTACAGGAGCAAGGCCTTCCCCAAAGTTGCCAACTTCATAGTACTGAGGCGGTATCACCTCCCGTCCTTTATCATTTAAAAACCCGGAAAGATTTCCTTCTCTTATAGGGATAAGGCCATCATTAAACTGTCCCGGGAAATACCGGCCCTCTTTTGGTGGAATTACCCATTCTAAATTCTTACCCATAAACCCGTATGAGCTATTTAATTTAACGGAGATAAGATCATCATCACCAGTTTTCAATTGACCTATCTCATCATAAATAAACGGCTTTACTTCTCTCCCCTGCTGATCAATTACCCCCCACTTACCTCCATGCTTCGCATAGATATAGCCATGCATAGGGATGTCATGTAAAAATAGCCGCTCATACTCCGCCGTGATCACCTCTTCCCCATCCTTATTGAGTGCACCCCATTTGCCATCCAGCATAATGATCCCCAAGCCATGCTGAAAAGGAACAACCTTGGTGTAGATAAACGGAGCAATGGGCTTACCCTCGCGATCCAGGTAGGTACCCAAGCCAGTATTACGATCTAATACAGAGGCCCTGTCTTCCACAAAAGGAGAAGCAAAGCCGTACTCGAAGGGGATCACCGTATCGCCCGCCTGATTTACAAATCCCCAGCGGTCACCTTTACGAAAAGGAACAGTATCGGGTACATCGTAGTGGCGGGTCGATCTCTCCATGGCAGTATCAGTTTGGGTAGAGGTAGAATTTTCTGAAGCCTCTGTTTTGGGCTGGCTACAGGCAATCACACTGCACAGCAGCGTGAGCATTATCACAGAGACCTTTATTAAGCCGGAGTACATACAGGGTCTAATTTTTAAGGGGACAAAATACAACCTATCAGGCCAACCGAACAACCGGACGTAATAAAGATAAGTGTTTTGAGCCTCTCATCAGGAGGTAATTATTATCTCACAACCTTGCCTGTCAGTCATAAAAATATTCCTTCCCCTTATTATCAATATATCCAGCCTTTCCGTTCGGAAAGTCAGTTAGAAGAAGCCCGTAATCACCATCTATATCAAGTTCAATTCCTTTGATTGTGGCTGGATAAATATCTTTTTGATCTATCGTCATAAGCCCCATCATACCATTTTCCCGATACAACACCAGATCATAATTCTCCAGATAGGTCAAAAACCACCTTCCCGTTTCGGTCAGTCAATCAATAAAAGTAAGGAGCCTTCAGGGCTTGAATAGTTGCATATTTTTTATGAAACTACTGCCTGCTAAAATACTCCCCTTAAAAAAACACCCCATTTACCCGCTGCTTTTACCCGTCCAAGACCGTGCTGAAAGAGTACCACCTTGTCATAGATAAACGGAGTAATGGGCTTACCCTCGCGGTCCAGGTAAGTACCAAAGCACACATTACGATCGAAAACCGAGGCGCGGTCTTCCACGAAGGGGGTTGTAAAACCGTACTCAAATTGGATCACCGTATCACCCGCCTGATTCACAAACCCCCACCGGTCGCCCTTACGAAAAGGCACCGTATCGGGCACCTCATAAGGACGGGTAGGACTGTCCGTCACAGTATCGGGTTGGGTAGAGGTATCCTCAAGGGCCATAGCCTTGGGCTGGCTACAGGCCAGTATACCACCAGATAGTATTACACAGCCAATAGAACGTTTAAATAAGGTACGAAGCATAGCACATACAGTTGATCAGCCTGCCAAGTAGACTGACCCTATGCATTTAAGCAATGGTACGTAATAAAGAATAGCATATTAACCCCTGCCTTCTGCAGGCAGGGCCACATGTCACTACTGTAGCATAGAAAAAGGCCACCCCGGGGCAGCCTTTCTTATCGATGCGTCTGTCTTGTTCTCTTATCGGGTCAGTATCATGCGGCGCGTATCCACCTCTTTGCCATCAGCTATGAGCGTGTACAGGTACATGCCTGCTTCCAGGCGGCTACCCTCTATTCTCACCCCCTCAGCACCAGCCTTCAGGTTATTGAAGTAAGCCACCTGCTTACCCTGCATATCATATATATACAATTCCGCATTGCCCGTGCTCGCTGGCAGCTCATAAGCTATCGTCGTTTCCACATTAAAGGGATTAGGCGTGTTCTGAAACAGCTTGGCCCTTCCAAACCCCGCGTTTTCATCCGAAGAGCCCCCCTCACGCAGGGCCTCTACTTCCGCCTTCAGCTCCGTTAGCTGAAGCTGCAGGTCACGATTAGTCTGCATTTGCTTATCCAGCTCCTTTACAGCTTCTACCAATACCGGGATCACCGCATCATAATTTACCGCCAGGTAGCCCTCCTCATCCTCTATTACAGCTTCCGGAAGCACGTTACGCAGGTCCTGAGCGATAAAGCCATGCTTCAGTCCCTCCGGCAGGCTTCTTTCTGCAAACTCATCCGTTTTGTATTCATACGTAGTACCCTCCATCTTACGCACCTTATCAAGCGGACTTTCTATTGCAGCTACGTTACGCTTCAGCCTGCCGTCAGACGTAATGAAGCTTCCTCCGCTCGCCAGTACATTACCGTATACAATAAGCTCGTAGGTGCCTGTGCCAAACTGTGCCACCAGCGTACCGCAGGATGTCGTAGAGTTATCCACCCGTAAGTCCAGCCGGTCACCAAAACGCGTCGTTTCCCACGAGATAGTAGGTGCGCTAAAAGATGTCACCCCTACATTGATGAAGTTGCTCGTGCTAAGCTGCGACCGGAAGCCATATATATCGCATCCGTTTATAGCCCCTTGCGTCCCCCCGGACTCTCCAAGAGCGGTGAAGCGGTTAGAGGCCAGGTTAAAGCCACTCACTCCCGGCCGGGTAAGGATCAGGTTATCCCCACGTACGTCCAGCGTACCCAGTGGCTGAAAGGTGTTGATTCCTACTACATCATCATCCGTTTCGACAAAAAAGGTCGTAGACCCGTTATCCGTAATGATAAAACCGGGATTAGGACTGGAGGTAAGGTCGAACACGACATCGTCTTCAGGGAAAAACCGTAAATCCTGGTCATCAGAACCCGATGATTGAATCAGAGTAGCCCCAAGCCTCAGGTCCCCACCCGTAGCCGTAATATCCCGGACAGAGATATCGCCCGTCCGGCTGATATTAGAAGTTGTGTTTTTTGTGCCACTCCAGAATTCCTGGGCACTGGCAACTGTGGTAACCGCCGTTAAAGCAGCCACCATCAAAAAGGTAAAACTCTTTTTCATGAGGTTGTGGTTGATTGTATAATTGAAAAAATGAAATAGCTCAACGGCGAGGCAGAGAGAAAAATCACAGACAGATAGTGGCAGGTAGTCGCCTCAGGTGCCGCTAAACACAAGAAAGATACAAACTCAGTGGATAAGCAATATAAAGCCCGGGTTACTCTTACATGAAAAAATATCCACACAGTAACATACGCTTCATTTACCCATGACCAGCCTGTATAAATATTTCAGATCCATGTAAATGAAGGCAACTGGAACGGAAGCTGCATCACCGGCCGTGCCATTGCTCGCACTGACAGCCGCATCCAGGGATATTACCTACAGTAACCCTAAACAAATAAGCAGTAAAAACCCCTCCACTTTAATTAGGGGGGCTTTTTTGACCCTCACTTCCTTTCCTTCGTCAAATAATTAAAAAAACAGTACACCCCCTGTACTTCCCGGTTATATTATGCCAGCCCACACAATTAACCCCCATAGTTTGACACCA
It contains:
- a CDS encoding WG repeat-containing protein; the encoded protein is MERSTRHYDVPDTVPFRKGDRWGFVNQAGDTVIPFEYGFASPFVEDRASVLDRNTGLGTYLDREGKPIAPFIYTKVVPFQHGLGIIMLDGKWGALNKDGEEVITAEYERLFLHDIPMHGYIYAKHGGKWGVIDQQGREVKPFIYDEIGQLKTGDDDLISVKLNSSYGFMGKNLEWVIPPKEGRYFPGQFNDGLIPIREGNLSGFLNDKGREVIPPQYYEVGNFGEGLAPVKVNLNDKVWYFIDTQGERVKEVEVYSMGYFSHGVAPVEFQDETEGYLNKNFEVIFKGNYWLNDFEDGYGVISQKDGDGLFGAVDEKGDTFLEVKYEYLQYRKEYDLFVFWENGLKGLMTPDKEIVFPAEAKNIDWTTKWYENLVLITTPDNREGYIDLNGRKYYSN
- a CDS encoding WG repeat-containing protein, with the translated sequence MLRTLFKRSIGCVILSGGILACSQPKAMALEDTSTQPDTVTDSPTRPYEVPDTVPFRKGDRWGFVNQAGDTVIQFEYGFTTPFVEDRASVFDRNVCFGTYLDREGKPITPFIYDKVVLFQHGLGRVKAAGKWGVFLRGVF
- a CDS encoding tail fiber domain-containing protein, translating into MKKSFTFLMVAALTAVTTVASAQEFWSGTKNTTSNISRTGDISVRDITATGGDLRLGATLIQSSGSDDQDLRFFPEDDVVFDLTSSPNPGFIITDNGSTTFFVETDDDVVGINTFQPLGTLDVRGDNLILTRPGVSGFNLASNRFTALGESGGTQGAINGCDIYGFRSQLSTSNFINVGVTSFSAPTISWETTRFGDRLDLRVDNSTTSCGTLVAQFGTGTYELIVYGNVLASGGSFITSDGRLKRNVAAIESPLDKVRKMEGTTYEYKTDEFAERSLPEGLKHGFIAQDLRNVLPEAVIEDEEGYLAVNYDAVIPVLVEAVKELDKQMQTNRDLQLQLTELKAEVEALREGGSSDENAGFGRAKLFQNTPNPFNVETTIAYELPASTGNAELYIYDMQGKQVAYFNNLKAGAEGVRIEGSRLEAGMYLYTLIADGKEVDTRRMILTR